A single Cannabis sativa cultivar Pink pepper isolate KNU-18-1 chromosome 7, ASM2916894v1, whole genome shotgun sequence DNA region contains:
- the LOC115697380 gene encoding uncharacterized protein LOC115697380, which yields MVSRLIRKTPTKSIKDSRGRHRRKSSPVKKSPSSTASASTVISTINKSFFNCHRRLIKLFSKLTQIGTPTNCRKNKGYKILKKTPETLIPNPRRLITSFGGLLLPPLISPEKKRTIFLDLDETLVHSKPDPPPKRFDFVVRPRIEGETLNFYVLKRPGVDELLEYLRENDDKFEVVVFTAGLREYASLVLDKLDGNRVISHRLYRDSCKEVDGRLVKDLSDLGRDLRRSVIFDDNPNSYSLQPENGVPVQAFVDDVGGDCELSKLVGFLESSYEFDDIREAVKHYINANSNN from the coding sequence ATGGTGTCCAGATTGATCAGAAAAACTCCGACCAAGTCCATCAAAGACAGCCGAGGACGACACCGCCGCAAATCTTCCCCAGTCAAAAAATCACCATCATCAACAGCTTCAGCCTCAACAGTCATTTCCACCATTAACAAATCCTTCTTCAACTGCCACCGTCGCCTCATCAAACTCTTCTCAAAACTAACCCAAATCGGAACCCCTACAAATTGTCGCAAGAACAAAGGATACAAGATCCTCAAAAAAACCCCTGAAACCCTAATTCCCAATCCTCGACGATTAATAACCTCATTCGGCGGCCTCCTCCTCCCACCTCTGATCTCCCCTGAGAAGAAGCGAACGATATTCCTAGATCTAGATGAGACTCTGGTTCATTCCAAGCCAGATCCGCCTCCAAAACGCTTCGATTTCGTCGTACGGCCGAGAATCGAAGGAGAAACTCTGAATTTCTACGTGTTGAAACGACCTGGAGTTGATGAACTGCTCGAATACCTTAGGGAAAACGACGATAAATTCGAGGTTGTTGTTTTCACGGCTGGATTGAGAGAATACGCTTCTCTTGTTCTCGATAAACTCGACGGAAACAGAGTGATCTCTCATCGGCTTTACCGCGATTCGTGCAAAGAAGTTGATGGGAGACTCGTTAAGGATTTGTCGGATTTGGGTAGGGATTTGAGGCGATCTGTGATCTTCGATGATAATCCGAATTCGTACTCTTTGCAGCCGGAGAATGGAGTTCCTGTTCAGGCGTTCGTTGACGATGTCGGCGGCGATTGTGAACTGAGTAAGTTGGTAGGGTTTTTGGAGAGTTCATATGAATTTGATGATATTAGAGAAGCTGTTAAGCATTATATTAATGCTAATTCCAATAATTAA
- the LOC115697381 gene encoding ycf3-interacting protein 1, chloroplastic yields MEKMGTQSQIQVLQLLQPLPLSQKRTLIFNGVRLNSIPFKPSSNLSLQNPKKRLSIVLASGEDTASTSTSVSAEEATEADPEDLEYVGQIKRVLELLRKNRDMLFSEVKLTIMIEDPRDAERRRLLGIEESDGPSREDLAAALEEVNEGKIPENRVTLRLLAEEMMQWPNLEVEAEKKKPSKSLYAKATDTGIDPREAARRLNMEWDTAAEIEDSDDKEETEVPKALGYGALYLVTAFPVIIGVSVVLILFYNSLQ; encoded by the exons ATGGAGAAAATGGGTACCCAATCCCAAATTCAAGTGCTTCAGCTTCTTCAACCATTGCCACTCTCACAGAAAAGAACTCTCATTTTCAATGGAGTTCGACTCAACTCGATTCCTTTCAAGCCAAGTAGCAATCTTTCTCTTCAAAACCCAAAGAAGAGACTTTCAATCGTTCTGGCAAGTGGGGAAGACACAGCTTCGACTTCAACTTCAGTTTCAGCTGAGGAAGCCACTGAAGCTGATCCTGAAGACCTCGAATACGTTGGCCAAATCAAAAGG GTATTAGAGCTTCTTCGAAAGAACAGAGATATGCTGTTTAGTGAG GTTAAGCTTACCATCATGATTGAAGACCCAAGAGATGCAGAGAGAAGGAGATTGCTTGGCATTGAAGAATCAGATGGCCCATCAAGAGAAGACTTAGCTGCTGCTTTGGAAGAA gTGAATGAAGGAAAAATACCAGAAAACCGTGTTACTCTTCGTCTGCTCGCAGAAGAAATGATGCAATGGCCCAATCTTGAG GTTGaagcagaaaagaaaaaaccaaGCAAATCCCTATATGCTAAAGCGACAGATACTGGTATTGATCCCCGAGAGGCTGCTAGGAGACTCAACATGGAATGGGATACAGCAGCTGAGATTGAAGATAGTGATGACAAGGAAGAGACAGAAGTGCCTAAGGCTTTG GGTTATGGAGCACTGTACTTAGTCACAGCTTTTCCGGTCATCATCGGCGTTTCAGTTGTATTGATTCTATTCTACAACTCTCTCCAGTAG
- the LOC115697378 gene encoding protein WHAT'S THIS FACTOR 9, mitochondrial: protein MIRWFLFTKVGTSNFLCKSQFGFSYQQKFSLVNVKLKWVKDATLDDVVTFDKDLKAASTLVTLISSSPQRKLPIYHLVCHRGQLGLPIDLKLSTFIRRYPSIFLESHVLDTGGTRVPCFSLTREAQELHEEELHVLELNQSDLLTRLRKLFMLTRNLSLPLQTIDQLRWDFGLPYDYRLTFIPRHLDMFSFVKLPDKRDGLKHKIWDDELAVSELVRNSASQQIEEDMKSGCLAFPIGFTRGFGLKRKCMEWLKEWQSLPYTSPYIDTSHLDPRTDVSEKRVVGVFHELLHLTLQKKTERKNVSNLRKPLALPQKFTRAFERHPGIFYISKKCDTQTVILREAYDGGKLLHRHRHPLLEIREKFAGMLREGLLDRSKGLYKKSRRVVVEEDDPTKHGSSSELEFDIDTHEHYSSKLNNQSC, encoded by the coding sequence atgattaggtggtttctATTCACTAAGGTTGGAACCTCTAATTTCCTATGTAAATCTCAGTTTGGATTTAGTTATCAGCAGAAGTTTAGTTTGGTAAATGTAAAGTTGAAATGGGTGAAAGATGCTACACTTGATGATGTTGTGACTTTTGATAAGGATCTCAAAGCAGCTTCTACTCTTGTTACCCTTATATCCTCTTCACCTCAGCGTAAACTTCCTATTTATCACCTCGTCTGTCATCGTGGACAACTCGGTCTCCCCATTGATCTCAAGCTCTCAACCTTCATTAGGAGATACCCTTCCATTTTTCTCGAGTCACATGTTCTCGACACTGGTGGAACTCGAGTCCCTTGCTTCAGCTTAACTCGGGAAGCTCAAGAATTACACGAAGAAGAACTACATGTGCTCGAGCTGAATCAGAGTGATCTTCTCACTAGGCTACGCAAACTCTTCATGCTTACAAGAAACTTGAGCCTTCCTTTACAAACCATAGACCAGTTGAGATGGGACTTTGGCTTGCCATATGATTACCGCCTTACTTTCATTCCTCGTCACCTTGACATGTTCTCTTTTGTTAAGCTTCCTGATAAACGAGATGGCTTGAAGCATAAGATATGGGACGATGAACTCGCTGTGTCTGAACTGGTTAGGAATTCTGCTTCACAACAAATAGAAGAAGACATGAAGAGTGGCTGCTTAGCCTTTCCAATTGGATTCACTAGAGGTTTTGGGCTCAAGAGAAAATGCATGGAATGGTTAAAAGAGTGGCAGAGTTTGCCATACACTTCCCCATACATCGACACATCCCATTTGGATCCACGAACTGATGTGTCCGAGAAAAGGGTTGTTGGAGTCTTTCACGAGCTTCTCCACCTCACCCTGCAAAAGAAGACCGAACGCAAGAATGTGAGCAATCTCCGAAAGCCACTAGCCTTACCTCAAAAGTTTACTAGAGCTTTTGAGCGCCATCCGGGCATATTTTACATATCAAAGAAGTGTGACACTCAAACTGTGATTCTCAGGGAAGCTTATGATGGTGGCAAGCTCTTGCATAGACATAGACACCCCTTACTCGAAATCAGGGAAAAATTTGCAGGCATGCTTAGAGAAGGGCTACTAGATAGAAGTAAGGGTTTGTACAAGAAAAGTAGAAGAGTTGTTGTGGAAGAAGATGACCCAACAAAACATGGATCAAGTTCTGAGTTGGAGTTTGACATTGACACTCATGAGCACTATTCATCAAAGTTGAACAATCAAAGTTGTTAG
- the LOC115697379 gene encoding uncharacterized protein LOC115697379 — MDTAFSVPNQRHHKPDDDHENFYYANGFAEIQVCRSLSRNDNVQREKQISIDPISFRESPKVNGFLELPASLLPGKPKFLSCSLPNSANSSPRFSTSLLKKKVKNEGQGQGQSQGQTSPLQNEAEKQMNLPLEYYLRRSKSCAEGRSFSPSDDLDLWLQKPDVSDQYGNKKHRNSFPRGDNRTSNKAGHHNNNKNSYNQHNSNSSNSMDLSSGGGFKCGACLFIPGFGKGRQVRASRKEEVDQMENNISNVISRTVSLEKFECGSWASSVIGGGGGGEGDSTNHYFDLPMELIQSGNNDANSPVSSAFVFDKDIKGVLKNGSVRSSTTAPTTTTTAARKSNDSARHVRFSTASPQSFPASPTCITPRLRKAREDFNAFLEAQSA, encoded by the exons ATGG ATACTGCATTTTCGGTTCCAAACCAGAGACACCACAAACCAGATGATGATCATGAAAACTTCTACTATGCAAATGGTTTTGCTGAGATTCAAGTTTGTAGAAGCTTGTCAAGGAATGATAATGTCCAAAGGGAGAAGCAGATTTCGATTGACCCCATTTCGTTTAGAGAGTCGCCTAAAGTTAATGGCTTTTTAGAGTTACCAGCCTCACTTCTTCCCGGAAAGCCTAAGTTTCTGAGCTGTAGTCTTCCAAACTCTGCCAATTCGTCTCCTCGGTTCAGCACATCTTTGCTGAAGAAGAAAGTGAAGAATgaaggccaaggccaaggccAAAGCCAAGGTCAAACATCTCCTCTTCAAAATGAAGCAGAAAAACAGATGAATTTGCCATTGGAATATTACTTGAGAAGGAGCAAATCTTGTGCTGAAGGAAGATCATTCTCTCCATCTGATGATCTTGATCTTTGGCTACAAAAACCAGATGTATCTGATCAATATGGCAACAAGAAACACCGCAATAGTTTCCCTAGAGGTGATAACCGAACAAGCAACAAAGCCGGTCACCACAACAACAATAAGAACAGCTACAACCAACACAACAGCAATAGCAGCAACAGCATGGATTTGTCAAGTGGTGGAGGGTTCAAGTGTGGTGCATGCTTGTTCATACCGGGATTTGGAAAGGGAAGACAAGTGAGAGCATCAAGAAAGGAAGAAGTTGATCAAATGGAGAATAATATTAGTAATGTGATATCAAGGACAGTTTCCTTAGAGAAATTTGAATGTGGATCATGGGCTTCATCCGTCataggaggaggaggaggaggagaagGAGACTCAACGAATCACTATTTCGATCTTCCAATGGAGTTGATTCAGAGTGGAAACAATGATGCAAACTCTCCTGTTTCTTCAGCCTTTGTTTTTGACAAAGACATCAAAGGAGTTCTTAAGAATGGCTCGGttagatcatcaacaacagcgccaacaacaacaacaacggCAGCTAGGAAGTCAAATGATTCGGCTAGACATGTTCGGTTCTCCACAGCTTCTCCTCAATCATTCCCTGCTTCCCCTACTTGCATTACACCTCGCCTGAGAAAGGCGAGGGAGGATTTCAATGCCTTCTTGGAAGCTCAGAGTGCATGA